A genome region from Dickeya dadantii NCPPB 898 includes the following:
- the moaC gene encoding cyclic pyranopterin monophosphate synthase MoaC: MSQLTHINAAGEAAMVDVSDKADTVREARAEAFVEMAPQTLAMIIDGRHHKGDVFATARIAGIQAAKRTWELIPLCHPLLLSKVAVELEAQPEHNRVRIESLCRLTGKTGVEMEALTAASVAALTIYDMCKAVQKDMVIGPVRLLAKSGGKSGDFRAEAS, translated from the coding sequence ATGTCACAACTGACCCACATTAACGCAGCCGGTGAAGCGGCGATGGTGGATGTTTCCGACAAGGCGGACACGGTGCGCGAAGCGCGCGCCGAAGCCTTTGTGGAAATGGCGCCGCAAACTCTAGCCATGATCATCGACGGGCGGCACCACAAGGGCGATGTCTTCGCCACCGCGCGTATCGCCGGCATCCAGGCCGCCAAGCGCACCTGGGAACTGATCCCGCTGTGCCATCCGCTGTTGCTGAGCAAAGTGGCGGTGGAGCTGGAAGCCCAGCCGGAGCACAACCGGGTGCGGATTGAATCCCTGTGCCGGCTGACCGGCAAGACCGGTGTGGAAATGGAAGCATTGACCGCGGCCTCGGTGGCGGCGCTGACCATTTACGATATGTGCAAAGCGGTGCAGAAAGATATGGTGATCGGCCCGGTGCGGCTGCTGGCGAAAAGCGGCGGCAAATCCGGCGACTTCAGGGCGGAGGCATCATGA
- a CDS encoding iron ABC transporter substrate-binding protein, with amino-acid sequence MKRRIASLFPATLLASSLMMGFSFGAQAEDEGLVIYNAQHENLVKSWVDGFTQDTGIKVTLRNGGDSELGNQLVQEGNSSPADVFLTENSPSMVLVDNANLFAPLDAGTLEQVAPQYRPSHGRWIGIAARSTVFVYNPEKLTEAQLPKSLMDLAKPEWKGRWAASPSGADFQAIVSAMLELKGEKATLEWLKAMKTNFTAYKGNSTVMKAVNAGQIDSGVIYHYYPFVDGAKTGENSKNIRLYYFKHQDPGAFVSISGGGVLASSKHKQQAQAFIKWITGKKGQDVLRTNTAFEYAVGVNAESNPKLVPLKDLQSPKVDAAKLNGKKVVELMTEAGLL; translated from the coding sequence ATGAAACGGCGTATTGCTTCCCTGTTCCCCGCCACCCTGCTGGCGTCTTCCCTGATGATGGGATTCTCCTTCGGCGCGCAGGCGGAGGATGAAGGTCTTGTGATTTACAACGCGCAACACGAAAACCTGGTGAAATCCTGGGTAGACGGTTTTACTCAGGACACCGGCATCAAAGTCACGCTGCGTAATGGCGGCGACAGCGAATTGGGCAACCAACTGGTGCAGGAAGGCAATTCCTCGCCGGCCGACGTATTCCTGACCGAAAACTCACCGTCAATGGTGCTGGTGGATAACGCCAACCTGTTCGCGCCGCTGGATGCCGGTACGCTGGAGCAGGTGGCGCCGCAGTATCGTCCGTCCCACGGTCGTTGGATCGGCATCGCCGCCCGCTCGACGGTGTTTGTTTACAACCCGGAAAAACTGACCGAAGCGCAACTGCCGAAGTCTCTGATGGATCTGGCCAAACCGGAATGGAAAGGCCGCTGGGCAGCGTCTCCGTCCGGCGCCGACTTCCAGGCGATCGTCAGCGCGATGCTGGAGCTGAAAGGCGAAAAAGCGACGCTGGAATGGCTGAAGGCGATGAAAACCAACTTCACCGCCTATAAAGGCAACAGCACGGTGATGAAAGCAGTGAACGCCGGTCAGATCGACAGCGGCGTTATTTACCACTACTACCCGTTTGTCGACGGCGCTAAGACCGGCGAAAACAGCAAAAATATCCGCCTGTACTACTTCAAACATCAGGATCCGGGCGCGTTCGTCAGCATCTCCGGCGGCGGCGTGTTGGCATCCAGCAAGCATAAACAACAGGCTCAGGCTTTCATCAAGTGGATCACCGGCAAGAAAGGCCAGGACGTGCTGCGCACCAACACCGCCTTTGAATACGCGGTGGGCGTGAATGCCGAATCCAACCCGAAACTGGTGCCGCTGAAAGACCTGCAGTCGCCGAAAGTCGATGCTGCCAAACTCAACGGCAAGAAAGTGGTTGAACTGATGACCGAAGCAGGCCTGCTGTAA
- a CDS encoding DUF2474 domain-containing protein, translating to MATSQKPVQPLWRRLVWMAVLWSASVLALGVVATLFRLLMTAAGLKTH from the coding sequence ATGGCGACCTCGCAAAAGCCGGTTCAACCGCTGTGGCGGCGACTGGTATGGATGGCGGTGTTATGGAGCGCCAGCGTGCTGGCGCTGGGTGTGGTCGCCACGCTGTTTCGCCTGCTGATGACCGCCGCCGGGCTGAAAACGCACTGA
- the cydB gene encoding cytochrome d ubiquinol oxidase subunit II yields MGIELSVIWFAIIIFATLMYIVMDGFDLGIGILFPFHRHAADRDLMVNTVAPVWDGNETWLVLGGAGLFGAFPLAYAVIVDALTIPLTLMLVGLIFRGVAFEFRFKATPSHRPFWDQAFMWGSLVATFFQGVTVGAVLNGFEVTDRHFSGPVLGWLTPFSLFCGVGLVVAYALLGCTWLIMKTGQELHCRMSALAPSLVVALLTVIVVISLWTPLAHPAIKQRWFSLPNLFWFLPVPLLVAACAAGIIRGVRRHAHYSPFLLTLALIFLGFTGLGISLWPMIIPPSLTLWDAAAPAQSQGFMLVGALLIIPVILGYTFWSYYVFRGKVRPDEGYH; encoded by the coding sequence GTGGGTATCGAACTTTCTGTTATCTGGTTCGCCATCATCATCTTCGCCACGCTGATGTACATCGTGATGGACGGCTTTGATCTGGGCATCGGTATTTTGTTTCCGTTTCATCGCCATGCCGCCGACCGGGACCTGATGGTCAATACCGTCGCGCCGGTGTGGGATGGCAACGAAACCTGGCTGGTGCTGGGCGGTGCCGGGTTGTTTGGCGCGTTCCCGCTGGCCTACGCGGTGATTGTGGATGCGTTGACCATTCCGCTGACGCTGATGCTGGTTGGGCTGATTTTTCGCGGCGTCGCGTTTGAGTTTCGCTTCAAGGCGACGCCATCGCACCGTCCGTTCTGGGATCAGGCTTTTATGTGGGGTTCGCTGGTCGCCACCTTCTTTCAGGGCGTTACCGTCGGCGCGGTGCTCAACGGCTTTGAGGTGACCGATCGCCATTTCTCCGGCCCGGTATTGGGCTGGTTGACGCCGTTTTCGCTGTTCTGCGGCGTCGGGCTGGTGGTGGCGTATGCGTTGCTGGGGTGTACCTGGCTTATCATGAAAACCGGGCAGGAGCTGCATTGCCGCATGTCCGCGCTGGCGCCGTCGCTGGTGGTGGCGTTGCTGACGGTGATCGTGGTGATCAGTCTGTGGACCCCGCTGGCGCATCCGGCGATCAAACAGCGCTGGTTTTCACTGCCTAACCTGTTCTGGTTCCTGCCGGTGCCGCTACTGGTGGCGGCCTGTGCGGCGGGAATAATACGCGGCGTGCGCCGTCACGCGCATTATTCGCCGTTCCTGCTGACGCTGGCGCTGATTTTCTTAGGCTTCACCGGGCTTGGCATCAGCCTGTGGCCGATGATCATTCCGCCGTCGCTGACGCTGTGGGACGCCGCCGCGCCGGCGCAGAGTCAGGGGTTCATGCTGGTCGGCGCGTTGCTGATCATTCCGGTGATCCTCGGTTATACCTTCTGGAGCTACTACGTCTTCCGGGGAAAAGTCCGGCCGGATGAGGGGTATCACTGA
- the moaE gene encoding molybdopterin synthase catalytic subunit MoaE, which produces METRIRVGEAPFSVGDEYAWLAASDADGAVVTFTGKVRNHNLGEHVSALTLEHYPGMTEKALTEIVDAARQRWPIQRVSLIHRVGALYPGDEIVFVGVSGAHRHASFDAAQFIMDYLKTRAPFWKREATSDGDRWVDARDSDRQAAERW; this is translated from the coding sequence ATGGAGACGCGCATTCGGGTAGGGGAAGCGCCGTTCAGCGTGGGCGACGAGTACGCCTGGCTGGCGGCGAGCGATGCGGACGGTGCGGTGGTGACGTTCACCGGCAAAGTCCGTAATCACAATCTGGGCGAGCACGTCAGCGCGCTGACGCTGGAACATTATCCGGGTATGACGGAAAAGGCGCTGACCGAGATTGTCGACGCGGCGCGGCAGCGCTGGCCGATTCAGCGTGTGAGCCTGATCCACCGTGTCGGCGCGCTCTATCCCGGCGACGAGATCGTGTTTGTCGGCGTCAGCGGCGCCCACCGCCATGCATCGTTCGATGCGGCGCAATTCATCATGGATTACCTCAAAACGCGTGCGCCGTTCTGGAAACGGGAAGCGACGTCGGATGGCGACCGTTGGGTGGACGCCCGCGATAGCGATCGGCAGGCCGCAGAACGCTGGTAA
- a CDS encoding cytochrome ubiquinol oxidase subunit I, translating into MFGLDAFHLARIQFAFTVSFHIIFPAITIGLASFLAVLEGLWLKTKNRDYRDLYHFWSKIFAVNFGMGVVSGLVMAYQFGTNWSGFSQFAGSITGPLLTYEVLTAFFLEAGFLGVMLFGWQRVGPGLHFFATCMVALGTIISTFWILASNSWMQTPQGHEIHNGVVVPVDWLAVIFNPSFPYRLMHMATAAFLASAFFVGASAAWHLLRNNDTPAIRKMLSMALWMALIVAPVQAMLGDMHGLNTLKYQPAKIAAIEGHWDNPPGEPTPLILFGWPDMEQETTRYALEIPYLGSLILTHRLDQQVPALKNFPKEERPNSTVVFWSFRIMVGLGMLMILLGVIGLWLRWRRRLYQSRPFLWFTLLMGPSGLIAILAGWFTTEVGRQPWVVYGLQRTRDAVSAHGDLQMSISLLLFIAVYLSVFGVGYVYLVRLIKKGPQAGEGDAVPGGGPGQQSTPARPLSAVAETLEEGK; encoded by the coding sequence ATGTTCGGACTCGATGCATTTCATCTGGCAAGGATCCAGTTTGCGTTCACGGTATCCTTCCATATCATTTTTCCCGCCATCACCATCGGGCTGGCCAGTTTTCTGGCGGTGCTGGAAGGACTATGGCTAAAAACCAAAAACCGCGACTACCGCGATCTCTATCATTTCTGGTCGAAAATCTTTGCCGTTAACTTTGGCATGGGCGTGGTGTCCGGCCTGGTGATGGCCTACCAGTTTGGCACCAACTGGAGCGGGTTTTCCCAGTTTGCCGGCAGTATCACCGGCCCGTTGCTGACCTATGAGGTGCTGACCGCCTTTTTTCTGGAGGCCGGTTTTCTCGGCGTCATGCTGTTTGGCTGGCAGCGGGTCGGGCCGGGGTTGCACTTCTTCGCCACCTGCATGGTGGCGCTGGGCACCATCATTTCCACCTTCTGGATCCTCGCTTCCAACAGCTGGATGCAGACCCCGCAGGGCCACGAAATCCATAATGGCGTGGTGGTGCCGGTGGACTGGCTGGCAGTGATCTTCAACCCATCTTTCCCATACCGTCTGATGCACATGGCGACGGCGGCGTTTCTTGCCAGCGCTTTTTTTGTCGGCGCGTCCGCCGCCTGGCATCTGCTGCGCAACAACGACACGCCGGCGATTCGCAAAATGCTGTCGATGGCGCTCTGGATGGCGTTAATCGTTGCGCCGGTTCAGGCGATGCTGGGAGACATGCACGGTCTGAATACGCTGAAATACCAGCCGGCCAAGATCGCGGCGATTGAAGGGCACTGGGATAACCCGCCCGGCGAGCCGACGCCGCTGATTTTGTTTGGCTGGCCGGATATGGAACAGGAAACCACCCGCTATGCGTTGGAAATCCCTTATCTGGGCAGCCTGATCCTGACCCACCGCCTGGACCAGCAGGTGCCGGCATTGAAAAACTTCCCGAAAGAAGAGCGGCCTAATTCGACGGTGGTGTTCTGGTCGTTTCGTATCATGGTCGGGCTGGGAATGCTGATGATCCTGCTGGGCGTTATCGGTCTGTGGCTGCGCTGGCGCCGCCGGTTGTATCAGTCGCGGCCGTTTTTGTGGTTCACCCTGCTGATGGGACCGTCGGGGCTGATCGCCATTCTGGCGGGGTGGTTTACCACCGAGGTGGGGCGCCAGCCGTGGGTGGTTTACGGTTTACAGCGCACCCGCGACGCGGTATCGGCGCACGGCGATCTGCAAATGAGCATCAGTCTGCTGCTGTTTATCGCGGTGTATCTGTCGGTATTCGGCGTCGGTTATGTCTATCTGGTGCGGCTGATTAAGAAAGGACCGCAAGCGGGAGAAGGCGATGCCGTGCCTGGCGGCGGGCCGGGGCAGCAATCCACACCGGCGCGGCCGCTGTCCGCGGTAGCGGAAACGCTGGAAGAGGGGAAATAA
- the moaB gene encoding molybdenum cofactor biosynthesis protein B translates to MSKVSSEFIPLRVAVMTVSSRRTAADDTSGDYLREALQHDGHHLAGSTIVGENLYQIRAQVSAWVASDDVQVILINGGTGFTPGDLVPEAVRVLFDREIDGFGELFRMVSYEEIGTATIQSRAIAGLANQTAIFGVPGSTKACHTAWERIIREQLDARQKPCNLYPHLKK, encoded by the coding sequence ATGAGCAAGGTCAGCAGCGAATTTATTCCTCTGCGCGTGGCGGTGATGACGGTGTCGTCACGCCGCACCGCCGCCGACGATACGTCCGGCGATTATCTGCGTGAAGCGTTGCAACATGACGGGCATCATCTGGCCGGCAGCACGATTGTCGGCGAAAACCTGTACCAGATCCGCGCGCAGGTTTCCGCCTGGGTAGCCAGCGACGACGTACAGGTTATCCTGATCAATGGCGGCACCGGCTTTACGCCGGGCGACCTGGTGCCGGAGGCCGTCCGGGTGCTGTTCGACCGGGAGATCGACGGATTCGGCGAACTGTTCCGCATGGTGTCGTACGAAGAGATCGGCACCGCTACCATTCAGTCCCGCGCCATTGCCGGGCTGGCTAACCAGACGGCGATTTTCGGCGTGCCGGGGTCGACCAAAGCCTGTCACACCGCCTGGGAACGCATTATCCGCGAGCAACTGGATGCGCGCCAGAAACCCTGTAACCTCTATCCCCATTTGAAAAAGTAA
- the moaD gene encoding molybdopterin synthase sulfur carrier subunit has protein sequence MITVLFFAQVRELTGTDRLSLAAEYRDVASLRQALCAQGDRWALALEDGKLLAAVNQTLVAMSHPLSDGDEVAFFPPVTGG, from the coding sequence ATGATTACCGTGTTGTTTTTTGCGCAGGTGCGGGAACTGACCGGCACCGACCGGCTCTCGCTGGCGGCGGAATACCGGGACGTGGCGTCGTTGCGACAGGCATTGTGCGCGCAGGGTGACCGCTGGGCGCTGGCGCTGGAAGACGGCAAGTTGCTGGCGGCGGTGAATCAGACGCTGGTGGCGATGTCGCACCCGCTGAGCGATGGCGATGAAGTGGCGTTTTTCCCGCCGGTGACCGGAGGCTGA
- the moaA gene encoding GTP 3',8-cyclase MoaA produces the protein MVSQLTDAFARKFYYLRLSITDVCNFRCTYCLPDGYQPNGATPHRFLSLDEIRRVGRAFADLGTEKVRLTGGEPSLRRDFVDIIAAIRENPAIRTLAVTTNGYRLARDVASWREAGLTALNVSVDSLDPRQFHAITGQDKFRQVMDGIDAAFANGFRRVKVNTVLMRDINDSSLHTFLDWIRTRPIQLRFIELMETGDGREMFRRHHVSGQVIRERLLQQGWQQQERARSDGPAQVFSHPDYQGEVGLIMPYEKDFCQSCNRLRVSAIGNLHLCLFGEQGIPLRDLLTDDDQQEALKLRISGGLSSKRQSHFLHDGNSGITPNLSFIGG, from the coding sequence ATGGTGAGTCAACTGACCGATGCGTTTGCGCGCAAGTTTTATTATTTGCGCCTGTCGATAACGGACGTCTGTAATTTCCGCTGTACCTATTGTCTGCCGGACGGCTACCAGCCGAATGGTGCGACGCCCCATCGTTTTCTGTCGCTGGATGAAATCCGCCGCGTCGGCCGGGCATTTGCCGATCTGGGCACCGAAAAGGTACGCCTGACTGGCGGCGAGCCGTCTTTGCGCCGGGATTTTGTCGACATTATTGCCGCTATCCGCGAAAACCCGGCGATCCGCACGCTGGCGGTGACCACCAACGGTTACCGGCTGGCACGGGATGTGGCAAGCTGGCGCGAAGCCGGGCTGACGGCGCTTAACGTCAGCGTCGACAGCCTGGATCCTCGTCAGTTTCACGCCATTACCGGGCAGGACAAATTTCGTCAGGTGATGGACGGCATCGATGCCGCTTTCGCCAACGGATTTCGACGGGTGAAAGTCAATACCGTACTGATGCGCGATATCAACGACAGCAGCCTGCACACCTTTCTCGACTGGATCCGCACCCGGCCGATCCAACTGCGCTTTATTGAACTGATGGAAACCGGCGACGGGCGGGAGATGTTCCGCCGTCACCATGTGTCCGGTCAGGTGATCCGCGAGCGTCTGTTGCAGCAAGGCTGGCAACAACAGGAGCGAGCGCGCAGCGACGGCCCGGCGCAGGTGTTCTCGCACCCGGATTATCAGGGTGAGGTGGGGTTGATCATGCCGTATGAGAAAGACTTTTGTCAGAGCTGCAATCGGCTGCGGGTATCGGCCATCGGCAATCTGCACCTGTGCCTGTTTGGCGAGCAGGGCATCCCGCTGCGCGATTTGCTGACGGATGACGACCAGCAGGAGGCGCTGAAGCTGCGTATTTCCGGCGGCCTGAGCAGCAAACGGCAGTCGCATTTCCTGCACGACGGCAACAGCGGCATTACCCCGAATCTGTCCTTTATCGGCGGCTGA